A single Elephas maximus indicus isolate mEleMax1 chromosome 2, mEleMax1 primary haplotype, whole genome shotgun sequence DNA region contains:
- the C2H5orf58 gene encoding putative uncharacterized protein C5orf58 homolog, with protein MLKNNVSDHKLNVEAIIKNINTISLELKKMKELSQLLLCDLILHFNNPVKTEDLNETEKNSPPFEGSELSDVSLAFNSFSA; from the exons atgCTTAAGAATAACGTTTCTGACCACAAGCTGAACGTGGAAGccataattaaaaatattaacacaATTTCTTTGGAATTGAAGAAGATGAAAG AGCTCTCCCAGTTACTGCTATGTGATCTTATTCTACATTTCAATAATCCTGTGAAGACAGAGgacttaaatgaaacagaaaaaaacagccCCCCCTTTGAAGGGTCTGAATTGTCAGACGTATCCCTTGCTTTTAATAGTTTTTCTGCCTGA